AGGGCCGGTTCTTCGCCTGAGGGCGAAAGCTTCAGCCCTCAGGCGAAGAAACGGCCCTCAGACCTCTCATTCGGGCGCGACGTACTCGATGTGGGTGGGTGCCGGTTCGGTGGTGTCGAGTGGCGCGGGACGAGTGGCATCCGCCGCTTGACTCATTCGAACATACGTTCGAACATGGGGTGTGGCACTCACCGCTCCCCTCCGGCCGTCCCGCGTCTCCGCGGGCGAGGCCCGCGAACGCGCCGACGCGCTGCGCGCACGCATCGCCGACATGCAGTCGACCAGGCTCGAGGGGCGGGCGATCCCGACACTGCCGGCGCTGCACGACCTGCTGCCCGGCGGGGTGCTGCGCGAGGGCGGCGCGTACGGGGTCGAGGGGTCGACGAGCCTCGTCATGGCGATGCTCGCCGGTGCGTCGGGGGCCGGGTCGTGGTGCGCCGTCGTCGGCGTGCCGGGGTTCGGCGCCGAGGCCGCACGGCTCGCGGGACTCGACCTCGACCGGCTCGTGCTCGTGCCCGAACCCGGGCGGCACTGGCTGGCGGTGGTCGCCGCGCTCGTCGACGTGATTCCGGTCGTGGCGGTGCGCCCGCCCGAGGCGGTCGGGGCGGCGGATGCCTCGCGGCTCGGCGCCCGGCTGCGCCAGCGCCGTGCGGCGCTCGTGGTCGACGGCTCCTGGCCGCAGAGCGAGGTGCAGCTGCGGGTCGCCGAGAGCCGCTGGACCGGGCTCGGCGACGGGCACGGGCGGCTCGCCGCGCGCGAGGCGGTCGTGACGGCGTCGGGCCGGGGCGGGTTCGGGCGCGCGAGCACCGCGCGGCTGCTGCTGCCGGGCGCGCATGCCGCGGCGGAACGGGTCGACGAGGGTGCGCTCGGCGACACGGGCGGGCGCGCCGGGGCGGAGCAGGCGCCGGCCCCGCTGCGGAGGGTCGCCGGATGAGCGCCGGGCCCGAGGCATCCGACCCCCGGCGCACCATCGTGGTGTGGTGCCCCGACTGGCCGGTCATCGCGGCCGCACGCGAGGCGGGGCTCTCGCTCGAGTCGCCGCTCGCCCTGGTCGAGAAGGGCCTCGTGTTCGCCTGCTCGGGCGCGGCACGGCGCGACGGGGTGGCGCGCGGGCTGAAGCTGCGCGAGGCGCAGTACCGCTCCCCCGCGCTCGAGCTGCTCGACTACGACGCCGGGCTCGACGCGCGCGCCTTCGAGCCCGTGGTGCGACGGGTCGAGGAGACCACGCCCGGCGTGCAGCTGCTGCGCCCCGGTGCGCTCGCGGTGCGGGCACGCGGGCCGGTGCGGTACTACGGCGGCGAGGCCGAGGCCGCCGAGGCGCTGCGGGCCGCGGTGGGCGGGTTCGGGCTGCCCGTGCGGGTGGGTGTCGCCGACGGGCCGTTCGCGGCCGAGCAGGCGGCACGCGCGACCTCGGAGGCGGCGCCGGTGCTGCGGGTCGAGCCGGGCGGGTCGGCCGCGTTCATCGCGCCGCTGCCCGTGGGCGTGCTCGTCGACCCGCGCACCGCGACGCTGCTGCACCGGCTCGGGGTGCGCCGGCTCGGCGAGTTCGCCGCGCTGCCCGCCGACGACGTGCTGCGTCGGTTCGGGCCGACCGGTGCGTTCGCCCACGACCGCGCGGCGGGCCGCGACGGCGCCCGGGTGCTCGCGCGCACGCCACCGCCCGAGTGGGACGAGCAGGTCGAGTTCGAGCCGCCGCTCGACCGCATCGACCAGCTCGCGTTCGCGTTCCGCACCCGGGCGGAGTCGTTCATCGAGCGCCTCACCGCGGCGAAGCTCGTCTGCACCGCGGTGCACATCGAGATCGTCGACGACGAGGGCGGCGTCTCGGCGCGCGACTGGCTGCACCCGCGCTGGTTCACGCCGGGCGACGTGCTCGACCGCATCCGCTGGCAGCTGCAGGGGTCGGGCGGCGCCGACGCGGGGCTGGGCTCGCCGATCGCGCGGGTGCGCGTGCACCCCGAGCGGCTCGACTCCACGGGCAACCACGAGGAAGGGCTCTGGGGCACCGGCCCCGACGAGCGCGTGCACCACGGGCTCACCCGCGTGCAGGGCATGCTCGGGCACGAGGGCGTCGTCACCGCGACCATCGGGGGCGGGCGCATGCTCGCCGACCGCGAGGTGCACGTGCCGTGGGGCGACCGGCCGCCCGAGGGGGTGTCCGACCGCCCCTGGCCCGGGTCGCTGCCCGCGCCGCTGCCCGCGACCGTGTTCCGCGAGCGGGTGGCGGCCGGGCTCGTCGACGCCGACGGCGCCGCGATCACCGTCGACGAGCGCGGGTCGATCAGCGCACCGCCGGCCGCGTTCACCGTCGCCGGGCTCGCGGCGCCCGGCGGGCCGCGCCGGGTGCGGGCCTGGGCGGGGCCGTGGCCGGTCGTCGAACGGTGGTGGGACGCCGCGACCGCGCGGCGCGCGCACCGGTTCCAGGTGGTCGACGACGACGGAGCCGCCTGGCTGCTCGTGCGCGACGCCGACGAGTGGCGCGCCGAGGCGAGGTACGACTGATGGGCTGGAACAACCCGCCCATCCCCTGGTCGGAACTCGAGCGCACCCTGTCGGACGCGAGTCGCCCCGGGCCGCCCCGGCCGATCGCGGACGGCGGCGACGCTCCGGCCTTCTCCCGCAAGCGGCATCCGTACCGCCCGCCCGTCGACGAGGCGCCCGCAGAGCCCACGGCGACCGTGCCGTACGCCGAACTGCACGTGCACTCCGCGTTCAGCTTCCTCGACGGAGCATCGCAGCCCGAGCGGCTCGTCGAGGAGGCGCACCGGCTCGGCCTCGCAGGGCTCGCCCTCACCGACCACGACGGCTTCTACGGCATCGTGCGCTTCGCCGAGGCCGCCGAGGCGTACCCCGAGCTCGCGACCGCGTACGGCGCGGAGCTCTCGCTCGGCCTCACCACCCCGCAGATGGGCATGGCCGACCCCGAGGGCGACCACCTGCTCGTGCTCGCGCGCGGCGAGGCGGGCTACCACCGGCTCGCATCGGCCATCACGGCCGGCCAGCTCGCCGGCGGCGAGAAGGGCCGGCCCACCTACGACCTCGACGAGCTCGGCGAGCGGGCGGGCGGCGAGTGGGCGGTGCTGAGCGGATGCCGCAAGGGCACCGTGCGCCGCGCGCTCGAGACGGGCGGGGCGGATGCCGCGGGGCGCGAGCTCGAGCGCCTGTCCGAGCGCTTCGGCCGGGAGAACGTGTTCGTGGAGCTGTTCGACCACGGGCATCCGGGCGACCAGGACGCCAACGACCTGCTCGCGGGCCTCGCCGGCCGCCACGGCATGCCCGTGCTCGCGACCAACGCGGTGCACTTCGCCACGCCGCCCGAGCACCGGCTCGCCTCGGCGGTCGCCGCCGTGCGCGCGCGCCGCAGCCTCGACGAACTCGACGGCTGGCTGCCCGCGACCGGCACGGCCCACCTGCGCTCGGGCGCCGAGATGGCCGAGCGGTTCCGCCGCTACCCCGGCGCCGTCTCGCGCACGGTCGAGCTCGCGGAGCAGCTGTCGTTCCGGCTGCGCAGCGCCCGGCCGCGGCTGCCCCGGCAGGAGGTGCCCGAGGGGCACACGCCCATGAGCTGGCTGCGCGAGCTCGCCTGGCGCGGCGCGGCCGAGCGCTACCCGGGCGACCCGGCGCACGTGCGGGCGAGGATCGCGCAGGAGCTCGACGTCATCGAGCAGAAGGACTTCCCCGGCTACTTCCTCATCGTGCACGACATCGTGCGGGAGGCGCGCTCCCGGGGCATCCTCTGCCAGGGCCGCGGGTCTGCCGCGAACTCGGCCGTCTGCTACGTGCTCGGCATCACCGCGGTCGACTCGATCTTCTACGAACTGCCGTTCGAGCGGTTCCTGTCGAGCATGCGCGACGAGGAGCCCGACATCGACGTCGACTTCGACTCCGACCGGCGCGAGGAGGTCATCCAGTACGTCTACGAGAAGTACGGCAGGCAGAACGCCGCGCAGGTCGCGAACGTCATCAGCTACCGGCCGAAGGTCGCCGTGCGCGACATGGCCAAGGCGCTCGGCTACTCCACCGGCCAGCAGGACGCGTGGTCGCGGCAGGTCGAGCGCTGGGGGTCGGTCGTGTCGACCGACGACCACGACATCCCGCAGCCGGTGGTCGAGCTCGCCGAGCAGGTGCTGGGCTTCCCTCGGCACCTCGGCATCCACTCGGGCGGCATGGTGCTCACCGACCGGCCCGTCGGCGAGGTGTGCCCCATCGAGCACGCCCGCATGGAGAAGCGCACCGTGCTGCAGTGGGACAAGGACGACTGCGCCTGGATGGGCCTGGTGAAGTTCGACCTGCTCGGGCTCGGCATGCTCGCCGCGCTCCAGTACGCGATCGACCTCGTGCACGCCGCGACCGGCGAGGAGTGGTCGCTCGCCACGCTGCCGAAGGAGGAGCAGGCGGTCTACGACATGCTCTGCCGGGCCGACTCGATCGGGGTGTTCCAGGTCGAGAGCCGCGCCCAGATGGGCACGCTGCCACGCCTCAAGCCCCGCCGGTTCTACGACCTCGTCGTCGAGATCGCGCTCATCCGCCCCGGCCCCGTGCAGGGCGGTGCGGTGCACCCGTACATCCGCCGGGCGACCGGGCAGGAGGAGGTCACCTACCTGCATCCGAAGCTCGAACCCGTGCTCTCGCGCACCAAGGGCGTGCCGCTGTTCCAGGAGCAGCTCATGCAGATGGCCGTCGCGGTCGGCGACTGCACCGCCGAGGACGCCGACCTGCTGCGCCGCGCGATGGGCTCCAAGCGCGGCATCGAGCGCATCGACTCGCTGCGCGAGAAGCTCTACGCCGGCATGGCGCGCAACGGCATCGACGCCGAGACCGCCGACGCGATCTACGGCAAGATCCAGGCGTTCGCGAACTTCGGCTTCGCCGAGAGCCACGCGATCAGCTTCGGCCTGCTCGTCTACGCGAGCTCGTGGTTCAAGCTGCACTACCCCGCCGCGTTCCTCGCCGCGCTGCTGCGCGCCCAGCCGATGGGGTTCTACTCGCCGCAGACGCTCACCGCCGACGCGCGGCGGCACGAGGTCGAGGTGCTGCGCCCCGACGTGCAGCGGTCGGGCGCCGAGGCCGTGCTCGAACCGCTCGCAGGCGAGGGGCTCGGTGGGTCGGATGCCGCGCGGCGACCCGCCACGGGGCGCGACGGATGCCTCGATCAGGTGCAGCCGCCGGTCGGGCCGTTCGAGCGGTCGGCGCCCGACGAGTCGGAGGCGCATCGGCGCGACGGGGCGTTCGCGGTGCGGCTCGGGCTCGCGGAGATCCACTCGATCGGTGATGCGGTGGCGGCGCGGATCGTGGCCGAGCGCGAGGCGCGCGGACCGTACCGCGACATGGCCGACGTCGCCCGGCGGGTCGGGCTCGACACCGAGCAGCTCGAGGCGCTCGCCGCCGCGGGGGCGTTCGCCTGCTTCGACCTCGACCGGCGGCAGGCGCTCTGGCTCGCCGGCGAGGCCGCGCAGGACCGCCCCGACACGCTCGCAGGTTCCGTCGTGGTCGTGCAGCCGCCGCTGCTGCCGATGCTCACCGACGCCGAGCAGGTGGTCTACGACCTCTGGGCGACCGGCGTCTCGACCGACGACCACCCGATCCGGCACGTGCGCGAGTACCTCGACGCGCGCGGGGCGATCCGCATCGACCGGCTCGGTGCGGCCCAGCACGGCCGGCGCATCGAGGTGGGCGGGGTCGTCACCCACCGGCAGCGGCCTGCGACCGCGAGCGGCATCACGTTCCTGAACCTCGAGGACGAGTCGGGCACGCTGAACGTCATCGCCGGCGTCGGCGTCTGGACGCGCTACCGGCGCGTGGCCCGCGAGGCGCCCGCGATGGTCGTGCGCGGGGTGCTCGAACGCTCCCCCGAGGGCGTGACGAACCTCGTCGCCGACCGGTTCGAGTCGCTCGCCGTGTCGGCCGCGAACCGGTCGCGCGACTTCCGCTGACGCGCGCTGCGCGACGCCGAGGGCGCGTCCGCGACGGCGGGAGTAGCGTGAGGATCGGGTCGCGCCGTCCGCGGCGCGTCCGCCCGGGAGGGGGTGGGCAGGATGCCGCCGGGATCGTCCGCGCCGCTGTACACCCGAGCGTTCATCGCGCTGACCGCGACCGAACTGCTGTACTTCACCGCGACGGGGATGTCGCTGTACGCGCTGCCGCTGTTCGTCACCGGACCGCTCGGCGGCGACGAGGCCGGCGCCGGACTCGCGGTGGGCGCGTTCGCCGTGTCCGCCCTCGTCCTGCGGCCCTTCGCGGGGCGGCTGAGCGACCGGGTGGGGCGTCGTCCGCTCATCCTCGGCGGGGCGCTGCTGGCGGCCGTGGCGCTCGCGCTGCTCCTCGTCGCCGCGCACCTCGCCGTGGTGGTGCTGCTGCGCCTGCTCGCCGGCGTCGCCGAGGCCGCGTTCTTCGTCGCGATCTTCGCCGCGGTCGCCGACCTGGCCCCGCCCGAGCGCACGGGCGAGGCGCTCTCGATCAACTCGCTCGGGCTCTACCTCGGCCTCACGTTCGGCCCGCCGCTCGCGGAGGCGCTGCTCGGGTTCGGCGGGTTCCCGACCGTGTGGATCGGCGCGACCGCGCTGGCGCTGGCGGGTGCCGGGCTCGGCCTCCTCGTCGGCGAGACCAGCACCGCGCGCACGCCGCCGGGGGCGCCGCTGCACATCCTCCACCGCCCCGCGGTCCCGATCTCGCTCGGCTTCCTCACCGCGCTCATCGCGATGGGCGGGTACCTGGCCTTCGCATCGCTCCACGCCCAGTCCATCGGGGTCCCGAACGCCAGCCTCGCCCTCCTCACGTTCGGCGCGGTGGTCGTGGTGTGCCGCATCGCGTTCGCGCGCGTGCCCGACCGCCTGCCGTCGCTGCCGCTCGGCGCCTCCGCGCTGGCGGGCATCGCCGCCGGACTGGTCATCGCGGCCGCCTGGCAGGACCTCGCCGGGCTGCTCGTCGGCGCCGCCGTGCTCGGCGTGGGCGTGGCGTACAGCACGCCCGCATTCTTCTCCGCGGTGTTCGCCACGGCCGCACCGAACGAGCGTGGCCTCGCCTCCGGCACCGCGAGCGCCGCCATCGACCTGGGCCTCGGCATCGGGCCGATCCTCCTCGGCCTCGTGGCCGCGTCGTCGGGCATCGCCTGGGCGTTCGCCGTCGGCGCGCTCGTCGCGCTCGCCGGTGCCGCCTGGACGCTCGGCCTCGCGCACCGGACGCGGTCGCGCGCCGCGGGCTGACCCGCACCCGCCGGGGCGGCTCGCCGAGCCGGCGGAGACGCGGAACGGTGAGCGGACGGGAGGGGCGAGCCGGCGTGCGGAAGTCGTCGAGGGCGGGCGCGCACGCCGGAGGCAGGCCCGCGGGGTGTCGGGCGCACGCGCGCCGGCGGCTCGGCTAGCCTCGTGCGGTGCCCCTCGACAGCGACCCCCACGACCGGTACGGCAGCGACGTCCTCGCGGGCGACTGGCGCGCTCGGGGCCGGCGCACGATCCCCGACGTGCCGGCCGAACGCGACCTCGTCGTCGAGCGCGCCGACACCGGTTGGTGCGGCGCGGTCATCGGCTTCGAGCAGCGGCACGTGGTGCTCGAGGACCGGCACGGCGCACGCCGCCTGTTCCCGCTCGGCACCGGGTTCCTGGTCGACGGCGAGCCGGTCCGGCTCACCGCCCCG
This is a stretch of genomic DNA from Agromyces sp. SYSU T00194. It encodes these proteins:
- a CDS encoding DNA polymerase Y family protein — its product is MSAGPEASDPRRTIVVWCPDWPVIAAAREAGLSLESPLALVEKGLVFACSGAARRDGVARGLKLREAQYRSPALELLDYDAGLDARAFEPVVRRVEETTPGVQLLRPGALAVRARGPVRYYGGEAEAAEALRAAVGGFGLPVRVGVADGPFAAEQAARATSEAAPVLRVEPGGSAAFIAPLPVGVLVDPRTATLLHRLGVRRLGEFAALPADDVLRRFGPTGAFAHDRAAGRDGARVLARTPPPEWDEQVEFEPPLDRIDQLAFAFRTRAESFIERLTAAKLVCTAVHIEIVDDEGGVSARDWLHPRWFTPGDVLDRIRWQLQGSGGADAGLGSPIARVRVHPERLDSTGNHEEGLWGTGPDERVHHGLTRVQGMLGHEGVVTATIGGGRMLADREVHVPWGDRPPEGVSDRPWPGSLPAPLPATVFRERVAAGLVDADGAAITVDERGSISAPPAAFTVAGLAAPGGPRRVRAWAGPWPVVERWWDAATARRAHRFQVVDDDGAAWLLVRDADEWRAEARYD
- a CDS encoding error-prone DNA polymerase, with the protein product MGWNNPPIPWSELERTLSDASRPGPPRPIADGGDAPAFSRKRHPYRPPVDEAPAEPTATVPYAELHVHSAFSFLDGASQPERLVEEAHRLGLAGLALTDHDGFYGIVRFAEAAEAYPELATAYGAELSLGLTTPQMGMADPEGDHLLVLARGEAGYHRLASAITAGQLAGGEKGRPTYDLDELGERAGGEWAVLSGCRKGTVRRALETGGADAAGRELERLSERFGRENVFVELFDHGHPGDQDANDLLAGLAGRHGMPVLATNAVHFATPPEHRLASAVAAVRARRSLDELDGWLPATGTAHLRSGAEMAERFRRYPGAVSRTVELAEQLSFRLRSARPRLPRQEVPEGHTPMSWLRELAWRGAAERYPGDPAHVRARIAQELDVIEQKDFPGYFLIVHDIVREARSRGILCQGRGSAANSAVCYVLGITAVDSIFYELPFERFLSSMRDEEPDIDVDFDSDRREEVIQYVYEKYGRQNAAQVANVISYRPKVAVRDMAKALGYSTGQQDAWSRQVERWGSVVSTDDHDIPQPVVELAEQVLGFPRHLGIHSGGMVLTDRPVGEVCPIEHARMEKRTVLQWDKDDCAWMGLVKFDLLGLGMLAALQYAIDLVHAATGEEWSLATLPKEEQAVYDMLCRADSIGVFQVESRAQMGTLPRLKPRRFYDLVVEIALIRPGPVQGGAVHPYIRRATGQEEVTYLHPKLEPVLSRTKGVPLFQEQLMQMAVAVGDCTAEDADLLRRAMGSKRGIERIDSLREKLYAGMARNGIDAETADAIYGKIQAFANFGFAESHAISFGLLVYASSWFKLHYPAAFLAALLRAQPMGFYSPQTLTADARRHEVEVLRPDVQRSGAEAVLEPLAGEGLGGSDAARRPATGRDGCLDQVQPPVGPFERSAPDESEAHRRDGAFAVRLGLAEIHSIGDAVAARIVAEREARGPYRDMADVARRVGLDTEQLEALAAAGAFACFDLDRRQALWLAGEAAQDRPDTLAGSVVVVQPPLLPMLTDAEQVVYDLWATGVSTDDHPIRHVREYLDARGAIRIDRLGAAQHGRRIEVGGVVTHRQRPATASGITFLNLEDESGTLNVIAGVGVWTRYRRVAREAPAMVVRGVLERSPEGVTNLVADRFESLAVSAANRSRDFR
- a CDS encoding MFS transporter; amino-acid sequence: MPPGSSAPLYTRAFIALTATELLYFTATGMSLYALPLFVTGPLGGDEAGAGLAVGAFAVSALVLRPFAGRLSDRVGRRPLILGGALLAAVALALLLVAAHLAVVVLLRLLAGVAEAAFFVAIFAAVADLAPPERTGEALSINSLGLYLGLTFGPPLAEALLGFGGFPTVWIGATALALAGAGLGLLVGETSTARTPPGAPLHILHRPAVPISLGFLTALIAMGGYLAFASLHAQSIGVPNASLALLTFGAVVVVCRIAFARVPDRLPSLPLGASALAGIAAGLVIAAAWQDLAGLLVGAAVLGVGVAYSTPAFFSAVFATAAPNERGLASGTASAAIDLGLGIGPILLGLVAASSGIAWAFAVGALVALAGAAWTLGLAHRTRSRAAG